The Pleuronectes platessa chromosome 11, fPlePla1.1, whole genome shotgun sequence genome includes a window with the following:
- the tgfb3 gene encoding transforming growth factor beta-3 proprotein, translated as MNLGEALLFFLLSNCVTMTLSLSTCTTVDIDHIKKKRVEAVRGQILSKLRLTSPPSTTGPSQVPFQVLALYNSTKELIEELGRDRHQSCGQDNTETEYYAKEIYKFNMITGPENNDLSFCTKVTTSKVFRFNVSTMEKNSTNLFRAEFRALRIPNSSAKKNEQRIELYQILKKDDPKAKQRYIGGKNVLTKGTAEWVSFDVTETVREWLMYRQTNHGLEISVHCPCHTFRPNGDIVENANEVLEVKFKGIEVDDQSRPVRSKEPFNPHLILMMLPPHRLDTQSSSRRRKRALDTNYCFNNYEENCCVRQLYINFRQDLGWRWIHQPEGYFANFCSGPCPYLRSADTTHSSLLSLYNTLNPEASASPCCVPQDLEPLTILYYVGRSPKVEQLSNMVVKSCKCS; from the exons ATGAATCTGGGCGAAGCGcttctgtttttcctcctctccaacTGTGTGACAATGACTCTGTCGCTGTCCACGTGCACCACCGTGGACATTGACCACATCAAGAAGAAGAGAGTGGAGGCGGTGCGCGGACAGATCCTCAGTAAGCTCCGGCTGACCAGTCCGCCCTCAACCACAGGTCCGAGCCAGGTACCGTTTCAGGTCCTGGCCCTGTATAACAGCACCAAGGAGCTCATTGAGGAGCTGGGCAGAGACAGGCACCAGAGTTGTGGACAGGATAATACGGAGACCGAGTACTATGCCAAAGAGATTTACAAGTTCAACATGATCACGGGGCCAGAAAACA ATGACCTCTCCTTCTGCACCAAGGTCACCACCTCCAAGGTGTTCCGCTTCAATGTCTCGACCATGGAGAAGAACTCCACCAACTTGTTTCGGGCTGAGTTTCGAGCCCTGCGGATCCCCAACTCCTCCGCCAAGAAAAACGAGCAGAGGATTGAGCTCTACCAG ATCCTCAAGAAAGATGACCCCAAAGCCAAACAGCGCTACATTGGGGGCAAGAACGTCCTGACCAAGGGGACGGCTGAATGGGTGTCCTTTGACGTAACCGAGACAGTGAGGGAGTGGCTTATGTATCGAC AGACCAATCATGGCCTGGAGATCAGTGTGCACTGTCCCTGCCATACTTTCAGGCCCAACGGTGACATTGTCGAGAACGCCAACGAGGTGCTGGAGGTCAAGTTCAAAG GTATTGAGGTTGACGACCAGAGCCGTCCAGTAAGGTCAAAGGAGCCGTTCaaccctcacctcatcctcatgATGCTCCCGCCCCACAGGCTGGACACCCAGTCCTCATCCCGCAGGCGCAAGCGGGCACTTGACACCAATTACTGCTTCAA CAATTATGAGGAGAACTGCTGCGTGCGACAGCTGTATATTAATTTCCGGCAGGATTTGGGCTGGAGGTGGATCCATCAGCCCGAAGGGTACTTTGCCAACTTCTGCTCTGGTCCCTGTCCTTACCTACGCAGTGCGGACACCACCCACAGCTCG CTGCTGAGCCTCTACAACACCTTGAACCCCGAAGCGTCCGCCTccccctgctgtgttcctcaGGACCTGGAGCCCCTCACCATCCTCTACTACGTGGGACGGTCCCCTAAAGTCGAGCAGCTCTCCAACATGGTGGTCAAGTCCTGCAAGTGCAGCTAA